Within the Pseudomonas sp. SL4(2022) genome, the region GGAGAAGGCCATGCCCACCTCCGCCTCGCCGAGCGCCACGCTGACCAAATCCTCCGGGAACACCTTGGCCAGCAGGTCTTTGACCAGTTGCGAGGTGGCTGGCGTCGATTCGCTCATCTTGATCATCACCCGGTTGCCGGCCGACAGTGCGCCCACCAGTGGGCCGATGGCCAGAAACAGCGGGTAGTTCCACGGCACGATCACCCCGACCACGCCCAACGGCTGGTAAATCACCTTGGCGGAGGCGGGCATGAACTGCATGCCGACGCTGCGGCGCGAGGGCTTCATCCATTTTTTGATGCGTTTGGTCGCGTAGTGGATGCCATGCAGGCTGGGCATCAGTTCGGCGAGCAGGGTTTCATCGGCGCTGCGGTTGCTGAAGTCCTGGGAGATGGCGCGCACCAGCGTCTCACGCTCATTGCTGAGCAGGTCGCGCAGGCTGTTGAGCCACTGGATGCGCTGCTCGGCCGAGGGCATCGGGTTGGCCTTGAAGGCCTGGCGCTGAAGGGCAAAGCTTTGCTGCAACTGGCTGAGCTGTTGCTGGCTCTGCTGCAGGCTTTGTTCGATGCTTTTTTCAACGAAGGCGACGTCGGCGACCATGTGCTGCTCCTTGGCGTTCCAGCAATGCAGTGGCTCAGGTGAGCTAAGACCGTTGCAGAAAAGGTGTGCTGGATTTTTAGAGCAATTGCTCTAATCTGTCAAATAGGATGCCGGGGTCAGCCGACGGACGCAGCCCATCAAACAGTTGGTGTCGCATGCCAGTTGGCGCGCGGGTAACACTTTGGCTGTCTCTGCGTGTACCTTTGCCGGGCTTTTGAGTTGAGATCGAGCCGTTATGTCAGCCCCACTGAAAACCCGCGAACGCATCATTCAGGAAAGCCTGGCGCTGTTTAATGCCCAGGGTGAGCGCAGTGTCACCACCAACCATATCGCGGCGCACCTGGGGATTTCACCGGGCAACCTGTACTACCACTTTCGTAACAAGCAGGCGATCATCGCCGAGCTGTTTGCGCTCTATGAAAGCCAGGTGGACACCTTCCTGCGCCGCCCTGAAGGGCGTGCGCTGACGGTGCAGGACAAGACTTTCTACCTCGAAGCGCTGCTGGCGGCGATGTGGCATTACCGCTTTCTGCACCGTGACCTGGAGCATCTGCTCGACAGCGACCCGGCACTGGCCGAGCGCTATCGGTTGTTCGCCCAGCGCTGCCTGAGGCAGGCACAGAGCATTTATCAGGGCTTTGTCGAGGCCGGCATCCTGCTGATGGATGCCGCGCAGATCGAGGCGTTGACCCTCAACAGCTGGATCGTCATGACCTCCTGGGTGCGCTTTCTCTGCACCACCCGCGGCAACCCCGGCGATCTCAGCCAGGAGATGCTGCGCCGTGGCATCTACCAGGTGCTGGCACTGGAAGGCGGCTACACCGCCCCGCAATCACGCGAAGCGGTGGAGGCCCTCTATGCCAAGCTGCATGTGCCGCTGGAACAGGTGATCTGAATCGTATTTGACTTTGATCGGGCGGCAGGTTGCGCTTTTGTAGGGTGGGTTACGCCGCGCGCAGAGGGAGTTTCGTTTGGTCATTCAGCGTTCTGTGCGGCTAACCCACCCAACAGTGGCTTCGTATCCTGTTCGGCCAGCCACTGTGGAATGCGCCGTTCCAGGTAATAACCTGGCTTAGTCAGGCTACCCTCGACAAAACCGACATGGCCGCCGTGGGCGTGCAGCTCGAAATCGATGCTGGGCGACAGTTCGTTGGCTTCGGGCAGGCTGTGGGGGAAGACGAAGGGGTCATCGGCGGCCTGGATAATCAGCGTCGGCGTCTCGATCTGGCCGAGAAAGTAGCGGCTGGAAGCGCGTCGGTAGTAGTCCTCGGCATCGGCATAGCCGTGCAGCGGTGCGGTGATACGGCCGTCGAAATCCCAGAAAGTGCGCATATTGTCCAGCGGGCCGAGTTTCTCCAGGGTGGACAGCCGGTCGGCCATACCCTGGTGGGCAAACAGGCGCTGCTTGTCTTTCACGTAGGCCACCATCTCGCGCATAAAGTGGCTCTGGTAGACCCTGGAAAAGCCCATGCCGATGCGGTCGGCGCACTGATCTAGACGAAACGGCACTGAAACTGCCACTGCACCCTGCAGCTGGCTGTCCGCGGCCGTTTCGCCGAGGTACTTGAGCAGCACATTGCCGCCAAGCGAATAGCCCACGCCATACAGCGGCGCCATTGGCCGCTGAGCGCGCAGATGGCGCACGGTTTCCGCCAGGTCCTCGCTGGCGCCGGAGTGGTAACCTCGCGCCAGCAGGTTCGGCTCGCCTGAGCAGCCGCGCCAGTTCAGCGCCACGCTGGCCCAGCCCTGAGTGGCCAGTTGCTGCTGCAGCCCCAGCACATACAGCGAGTCGGATGAGCCCGTCAGGCCGTGCAGCACCAGCACCAGCGGTGCTTCGGCTTCGTGTGGGCCATGCCAGTCCAGATCAAGAAAGTCGCCATCGTCCAGCCACAACCGCTCGCGCGTGCGCTCAAGCTTCGCCGGCCGGCGGCACATCGGGTTCCACAGGGTTTGCAGGTGCGGGCCGGGTAGCCACCAGGCGGGTTTGAAGGGTGTGCGCATTGTTGGGGTTTCAGTCGGGAAAGTGCTCAGGCTAGAGGGTGGCGAGATAAAACAACAGCGCCATTGGTTGGGCAAATGGCTTTTTAGCGTCGAGTGCCGAGCCAGATCATCCGAGCGGAGAAACCGAGTGTAACTAGAGCGATAAGTCGCTGTGCTGCTAGCCCGATGGCAATACCGTCTGAGCTGTTCATGATCCGGCTGGTAAGGCCAAAACCGATCTCTTGCTCAGTGAAAAGTAGAGCAAGGGCTAAAGCCGACAGCAGCAGATAGGGCAGATTGCCATAGATGAAATCCTTCATGATCCCCTCGATCTGTTGTTGCAGGCTTTAGTTGCGCTGCCACAGCGCGTAATACACCTGCCCGGCCTTCTGTTCGCGGTGCAGGCGCCAGTTGCCGGGCATGCCCAGGCTGGAAGGCGGGTTCTCGCTTTCGGTGTAGATCCAGGCGTCGGCCGCCAGCCAGCCGTTCTGCTCGAGAAGGGTGCAGGCGGGCAGCAGCAGGTTCTGATTGAACGGTGGGTCGAGAAACACCAGATCGAACGGTGTCGCCGCAGGGCTTTGCAGGAAGAGCAGGGCGTCAGTCTGTTGCAGTTGGCCGTTGTCGCATTTCAGCGTGTGCAGGTGGCCGCGCAGGTTGGCAATGGCCGCTGGATTGAGGTCCAGGGCCAGGGCGCTGCCGGCGCCGCGCGACAGTGCTTCAAGAAACAGCGCGCCGCTGCCGGCGAACAGGTCGAGCACCTTGGCACCCTCGACATAGGGCGCCAGCCAGTTGAACAGGGTTTCGCGCACGCGGTTCGGTGTCGGCCGCAGACCGGCGGCCATGGGGAAGTTGAACTGACGCGAGCGCCATTGCCCGCCGATGATCCGCAGCTGGCCATCGCCACCATGGACGGGGGCGGCTTTTGGCGGTTTGGGTCGCTTGCTCATTAGTGCTCCGGGACGCCAGAAGGTTGTTCGGCGGGGCGGTCGGTGGGCGGTGGCAGTTCTTTCTGCGCCACGCTTGGGCCGGCGGTGACAATCACCAGAGCCTCGGGATTGAGGTGCTTGGCCATGGCAGCCTTGACCTGCTCGACCGTCAGCACTTCGACGTCGCGCATAAAGTCTTCCAGGTAAGTCAGCGGCAGGTCATAGAAACCCATGGAGCCCAGCTGGCCGACAATGGCGGCATTGCTCGCAGTGGACAGCGGGAAGCTGCCGGCCAGCTCGCGCTTGGCGTTGTTCAGCTCTTCTGCAGTCGGGCCGTTGTTGATGAAGTCGGCGAGCATGCTTTTGACCAGTTGCAGGGTGCCGTCGCTGAGCTCCGCACGGGTCTGCAAGTTGATCATAAAGGGGCCGCGCGCCTGCATGGCACTGAAACCGGAGTAGACGCCGTAGGTCAGGCCGCGCTTCTCGCGCACTTCGGTCATCAAGCGGGTGCCGAAGCCACCGCCGCCGAACACCTGGTTGCCCAGGTAGAGCGCGGCGTAGTCCGGGTCGCGGCGGTCGATGCCGAGTTGGGCAATCATCAGGTGGGTCTGGTTGGAGGGGAATTCGATATGTTGCAGCCCCGGCTTGGGTTCTTCCGGCTGGACGATGCGCGGCAGCGCCGGACCTTTCGGCAAGGCGGCGGATACCTGATTGGCCAGCGCTTCGGCGTCGCTGCGCGAGAGGTCGCCGACCAGCGCAATAATCGCGTTATGGGCGGTGTAGGCCTTGGCGTGGAAGGCCTGCAACTGCTCACGGCGGAGGGCCGGAATCGACTCCGCCGTGCCATCGCTCGGGTGGGCGTAAGGATGCGTGCCGTACAGGCGCTCGAACAGCGCCAGGCTGGCCAGCTTGCCGGGGTTCTGCTTCTGGTATTCGAAACCGGCCAGCAGCTGGTTTTTGATCCGCGCCAGGGCGTCTTCCGGGAAGGTCGGCTGGCCGAGCACCTGATTGAACAGCTGCAGGGCTGGCTCGCGTTTGTCCGCCGCGCTGAGGCTGCGCAAGCTGGCGATGGCCATGTCGCGGAACGCGCCGTTGCCGAAGTTGGCACCGAGGTTTTCGAAGCCGGCGGCAATCGCGCCGACATCCTTGCCCGGCACGCCTTCGTTGAGCATGGCGTTGGTCAGCATCGCCAGGCCGGCGACGCCGTCGTCATGGCTGCTGCCAGCGGCAAAGGTCAGTTGCAGGTCGAACATCGGCAGCTCGCGGGCTTCGACGAACAGCACCTTGGCGCCCTCGGCGGTGTGCCAGGTCTGGATATTCAGGTCGCGGCGGCTGGGTGGCTGATCGCCAAGGGCGGCCAGGGATTCGATGCTGGTCGATTCGGTGGCAGCAGCCGGTTCTGTGCTGTTATCCGGGCGGTTGATCACCAGGGCCAGCAATGCCAGCAGTATCAGTAGCGCCAGGCCGAGCAGGCCGTAGCGCAGGCCATTGCGCTCACTCATTGCGCTTCTCCTCAGGCAGAACATGGGCGACGCTCAGGTGGTCGCGGGTAAAGAAGGTTTTGGCGGCACTCTGGATATCCGCCGGGGTCACGGCTTCCAGTTCGGCCAGCTCCTGGTCGATCAGCTGCCACGACAGGCCGACGGTTTCCAGCTGGCCGATGGCGGTGGCCTGGCTGGTGATCGAATCACGCTCGTAGACCAGGCCGGCGATTACTTGCGCACGCACGCGGGCCAGTTCCTCGGCGCTTGGCGGGGTGTTTTTCAAGTCCTCCAGCTCACGCCACAGGCCAGCTTCGACCTGCTCCAGGGTCTTGCCGGTCTGCACGTTGGGTGTGGCGGACAGGATGAACAGGCTGTCGCCACGGGCGAAACCGTCGTACCAGGCAGAGGCGCCGGAAACCAGTTCCTCGCCGCGCTCCAGGCGGGTCGGCAGGCGGGCGCTGTAGCCGCCATCGAGCAGGGCGGCAGCCAGACGCAGGGCATGCACCTGGCGCGGCTGTTCGGCGGTGGCCAGGCCAGGCACGTTAAAGCCCATCATCAGGCTCGGCAGCTGGGTTTTCAGGTGCAGGGTGATGCGTCGTTCGCCCGGTGCGGCCAGCTCACGCGGCGCTTTGGCGGTGGGCACGGTGCGCTTGGGAATGGCACCGAAATAGCGCTCGGCGAGGATCTTCACCTCGGCGACGCTGACGTCACCGACTACCACCAGGGTGGCGTTGTTCGGCGCGTACCAGGCTTCGTACCAGGCGCGCAGCTCCTCGACGGTCATCCGCTCAAGGTCGGCCATCCAGCCGATGGTCGGCGTGTGGTAACCGCTGGCGGGGTAGGCCATGGCCTTGAAGCGCTCGTAGGCCAGACTCGACGGTTTGTCGTCGGTGCGCAGACGGCGCTCCTCCTTGATTACCTCGATTTCCTTGGCGAACTCATCGGCCGGCAGTTTGAGGCTGGCCAGACGGTCGGCTTCCAGTTCCAGGGCGACGGCCAGGCGGTCGCGTGCCAGCACCTGGTAATAGGCGGTGTAGTCGTCGCTGGTGAAGGCGTTTTCCTCGGCGCCGAGCTCACGCAGGATGCGCGAGGCTTCGCCGGGGCCGAGCTTGCGGCTGCCCTTGAACATCATGTGTTCGAGGGCGTGGGACAGCCCGGTCTGGCCGGGCGTCTCGTAGCTGGAACCAACCTTGTACCAGAGCTGGGAGACCACCACCGGAGCGCGATGGTCTTCGCGCACGATGACCTTGAGGCCATTGTCCAGGCTGAATTCGTGGGTCGGCTGGGTTTCTGTGGCCAGGGCCAGCAGGGGGTGGCAGAGTACGCCGAGCAGCAGGGCTGCGGTGCGTTGGGCAATCATAGGCATGGGTTATCGACCTGTCGGACGGGCCCGCTTGGTCTTAGCGTCGGCGGGCGCGGAGGTGCTAGGATACGCATCCGTTTTACTGGCGACCACGCCTGCTAAGGCTTCTGATTGTTTCCGCGTGCACTCTTCAGCTTTCAATGCCGCGTGAGTAATGCTTTCAGAGCCTGTGGCCTGCGCGTCGCACCTTTGAGATAGCCGTCCTCCATGTTTGGTTCCAACGACGACAAACACAAGTCCACGCCTGCTGCGCCGGCCTCTGCCGAGAAGCCAGCCGAGAAGAAAGACCTGTTCGGCTGGTTGCGCAAAAAGCCGCAAGCGCCGGCCAACCCTGACACGCAACCGACGCCGGTTGATGAGCCGCCTGTTGCGCCTGTTGCGCCCGTTACGCCGTTAAGCGACGTTGCTGTGCCTGTCGTAGAACCGGTTGTTGTCGCCGAGGCCGTTGTCGAGCCTCAGCCTGCTCCGGTCGCACCTGTTGAACACGTCGCCGCTTCTGCTCACGCGGAGGTTGAGAGCGCTGAAGCCAATGCGCTTCCACGCCCGTCGCGGTTCCGTATCAACGCTGGCAGCGAAGTCCTGCATGCGCACGTTGAGGTGCCAGTGGTGGTTGAGCCGGTCGTCGAGCCACCGGTGGCCGCACCTGCTGTTGTAGAACCTGTCGCAGCGCCGGCTAAAAGCGCTGAGGAGAGCCGTACCGGTTTCCTTGAGCGCCTCAAGCAGGGCCTGTCGAAAACCAGCGCCAGCCTTGGCGAAGGCATGGCCAGCCTGTTTCTTGGCAAAAAAGTCATCGATGATGACCTGCTCGAAGACCTGGAAACCCGCCTGCTGACCGCCGACGTTGGCGTCGAAGCCACCACGGCGATTATCGGCAACCTGACCAAGCGTGTCGCGCGCAAGGAACTGGCTGACAGTGGCGCGCTGTACAAGGCCTTGCAGGACGAGCTGACCACGCTGCTCAAACCGGTCGAACAGCCGCTGAAGATCGACAGCAGCAAACAGCCCTATGTGATTCTGGTGGTTGGCGTGAATGGTGCGGGTAAGACCACCACCATCGGTAAGTTGGCGAAAAAACTGCAGCAGGACGGCAAGAAAGTCATGCTCGCCGCTGGTGATACCTTCCGCGCTGCCGCCGTGGAACAGTTGCAGGTATGGGGCGAGCGCAACCAGATTGCGGTCATCGCCCAGCACACCGGTGCCGACTCCGCTTCGGTGATTTTCGATGCCGTGCAGGCCGCCAAGGCACGCGGCATGGACGTGCTGATCGCCGACACCGCCGGGCGTCTGCACACTAAAGACAACCTGATGGAAGAGCTGAAGAAGGTCCGTCGGGTGATCGGCAAGCTGGATGACACCGCGCCGCACGAAGTGTTGCTGGTGCTGGACGCTGGCACCGGACAGAACGCCATCAGCCAGGCCAAGCAGTTCAACCAGACGGTCAACCTCACTGGCCTGGCGTTGACCAAGCTTGACGGCACCGCCAAGGGCGGGGTGATCTTTGCTCTGGCCAAACAGTTTGCCTTGCCAATCCGTTATATCGGGGTGGGCGAGGGCATTGATGACCTGCGTACTTTTGAGGCCGAAGCCTTCGTACAGGCCCTGTTCGCGGAGAAATAGGATGATCAAATTCGAGCAGGTCGGTAAGCGTTACCCGAACGGCCACGTCGGGCTGCACGAACTGAGTTTCCATGTGCGCCGTGGTGAGTTCCTCTTCGTCACTGGCCATTCCGGGGCGGGCAAAAGCACCTTGTTGCGTCTGTTGCTGGCGATGGAGCGGCCGAGCAGCGGCAAGTTGCTGCTGGCCGGGCAGGACCTGTCGCACATCACCAATGCGCAGATCCCGTTCCTGCGTCGGCAGATCGGTGTGGTGTTCCAGAATCACCAACTGCTGTTTGATCGCAGCGTATTCGATAACGTGGCGTTGCCGTTGCAGATACTTGGCCTGTCCAAGGACGAAATCGGCACCCGCGTGCGCACTGCGCTGGAGCGTGTGTCCCTGGCCGACAAGGCCGAGCAGTTCCCGGGCGACCTGTCCACCGGTCAGCAGCAACGTGTCGGCATTGCCCGCGCCGTGGTGCATCGTCCTGCTCTGCTGCTGGCTGACGAGCCCACCGGCAACCTCGACCCGCGCCTGGCGGCCGAGATTATGGGGGTGTTTGAAGACATCAACCGTCTGGGCACCACCGTGCTGATCGCCAGCCACGACCTGGCGCTGATTGCGCGCATGCGCCACCGTATGCTGACCTTGCAGCGCGGCCGTCTGATTGGTGATGGGGAGGCTTCTGTATGAGTGCCACACGCATGCCACCTCCACAGCCGGCGCAACGCGTCGGTGCGGCGCCGAAGAAATCCGAGTCACCAACGCCGGGTGATGACGGCCCAAGCTTTACCCACCAGCTGCATGCCTGGCTGGAGAACCACCGCGCCAGCTTGGTCGACAGCCTGCGCCGGTTGGGTAAGCAGCCGATTGGCAGCTTCTTTACCTGCCTGGTGATGGCCGTGGCCTTGAGCCTGCCCATGGGGCTGGCGTTGCTGTTGGATAACGTCGAGCGTCTGGGCGTGTCCTGGCAGCGCGCTGCACAGATTTCCCTTTATCTGCAGATTGATGCCAGCGAGGCCCAGGGTCAGGCACTGCGCGAGCAGATTGCAGCGCTGGACGATGTGGAAGAGGCTGAATGGATCAGTCGTGAACAGGCCTTGAGCGAGTTCCAACAGCAGTCAGGGCTGGGTGAAGCGCTCAAGGAATTGCCGGATAACCCACTGCCCGGGGTGATCGTGGTGACGCCGCAACAGGTTGATAAGATCGCCCTGGAGGCCCTGCGCCTGCGCCTGGCCGAGTTGCCACGGGTGCAGCAGGCGCAACTGGACCTGCTGTGGGTCGAGCGCCTGAGTGCCATGCTCAAGTTGGGTGAGCGCTTTGTCTTCGGCCTGACCCTGCTGTTGGTGATGGCGCTGCTGCTGGTGATTGGCAACACCATTCGCTTGCATATCGAAAACCGCCGCACCGAAATTGAAGTGATCAAGCTGGTCGGCGGCACCGACAGTTATGTGCGGCGGCCCTTTCTTTATATGGGGGCGTTGTACGGGATTGGCGCAGGCGTATTTGCCTGGTTGCTGCTGGCCTTTGGCCTGGACTGGCTAAACGACGCCGTGGTGCGTCTGGCTGGTTTGTACGGCAGCGACTTCGCTCTGGATGGCGTGCCGATGGCCGATGGTCTGTCGCTACTGCTCGGCGCGGTGTTGTTGGGCTATATTGGCGCCTGGCTTGCCGTGGCAAGGCACTTGAGCGAGCTGGCTCCCAGATAGTAAGTTATTGTTTTGCTTGATATTGACTATGTGTAAGGGAACTTGTACCGCGGTATAAAGTCCGAAGGAGCAGTGCTAGACTGCCCCACGATTCGTAAGTCGGAGGATTCAAATGTCCACTTCTTTGCAACCTGTTCATGCTCTGGTTCCGGGTGCCAACCTGGAGGCATACGTGCATGCGGTAAACGGCATCCCGCTGTTGACCCCCGAGCAGGAGCGTGAACTGGCGGAACGTCTCTTCTACAAACAAGACCTCGAAGCCGCCCGGCAAATGGTCCTGGCTCACCTGCGTTTTGTTGTGCATATCGCCCGCAGCTACTCCGGTTATGGCCTGGCCCAGGCGGACCTGATTCAGGAAGGCAACGTCGGCCTGATGAAGGCGGTCAAGCGCTTCAACCCGGAAATGGGTGTGCGCCTGGTGTCGTTCGCCGTGCATTGGATTCGCGCCGAAATCCACGAGTTCATCCTGAAAAACTGGCGCATCGTCAAGGTCGCTACCACCAAGGCGCAGCGTAAACTGTTCTTCAACCTGCGCAGCCAGAAGAAGCGTCTGGCCTGGCTGAATAACGACGAAGTGCATGCAGTGGCGGAAAGCCTGGGCGTTGAGCCACGTGAGGTGCGCGAAATGGAAAGCCGCCTGACCGGCCATGACATGGCCTTCGATCCAGCTGCTGAGGCGGACGACGAAAGCGCCTTCCAGTCGCCGGCGCATTACCTGGAAGACCATCGCTACGACCCGGCGCGTCAGCTGGAAGATTCTGACTGGAGCGACAGTTCCACCGCCAATCTGCACGAGGCGCTGGAAGGTCTGGATGAGCGCAGCCGTGACATCCTCTACCAGCGCTGGTTGGCTGAAGAGAAAGCCACGCTGCATGACCTGGCTGCCAAGTACAACGTATCGGCCGAGCGCATTCGTCAGCTGGAGAAGAACGCGATGAACAAGCTCAAAGGTTCGATTGCCGCGTAACAACTCGGCAGATCACCACAGAAAAAGCCGCACTCAGGTGCGGCTTTTTCATGTCTGTAACCATTACGGCAGCCAGCTCGGCCACCAGTCGGGGCGGCTGGGGCGCAGGCGGTTGAGGTAGTGGCTGCCACCCAGTTGCCGCATCTGCTGACGAATCCAGTTGGCCCGGCGGTTGATATGCGCACTCGGACGGCTGGCGCTCCACTCGCGCGGGTTGGGCAGTACGGCGGCCAGCAGGCTGCTCTGCTGGCGTGACAGGTAGGGCGCGCCGACCTTGAAATGATGGCGTGCCGCCGCTTCGGCACCAAACACGCCGTCGCCCCACTCGACGCTGTTGAGGTACACCTCAAGAATCCGCTGCTTGGGCCAGAGCAGTTCGATCAGGCCGGTAAACCACACTTCCATACCTTTGCGCAGCCAACTGCGCCCAGACCAGAGAAACAGGTTCTTCGCCACTTGCTG harbors:
- the ftsX gene encoding permease-like cell division protein FtsX; the encoded protein is MSATRMPPPQPAQRVGAAPKKSESPTPGDDGPSFTHQLHAWLENHRASLVDSLRRLGKQPIGSFFTCLVMAVALSLPMGLALLLDNVERLGVSWQRAAQISLYLQIDASEAQGQALREQIAALDDVEEAEWISREQALSEFQQQSGLGEALKELPDNPLPGVIVVTPQQVDKIALEALRLRLAELPRVQQAQLDLLWVERLSAMLKLGERFVFGLTLLLVMALLLVIGNTIRLHIENRRTEIEVIKLVGGTDSYVRRPFLYMGALYGIGAGVFAWLLLAFGLDWLNDAVVRLAGLYGSDFALDGVPMADGLSLLLGAVLLGYIGAWLAVARHLSELAPR
- the ftsY gene encoding signal recognition particle-docking protein FtsY produces the protein MFGSNDDKHKSTPAAPASAEKPAEKKDLFGWLRKKPQAPANPDTQPTPVDEPPVAPVAPVTPLSDVAVPVVEPVVVAEAVVEPQPAPVAPVEHVAASAHAEVESAEANALPRPSRFRINAGSEVLHAHVEVPVVVEPVVEPPVAAPAVVEPVAAPAKSAEESRTGFLERLKQGLSKTSASLGEGMASLFLGKKVIDDDLLEDLETRLLTADVGVEATTAIIGNLTKRVARKELADSGALYKALQDELTTLLKPVEQPLKIDSSKQPYVILVVGVNGAGKTTTIGKLAKKLQQDGKKVMLAAGDTFRAAAVEQLQVWGERNQIAVIAQHTGADSASVIFDAVQAAKARGMDVLIADTAGRLHTKDNLMEELKKVRRVIGKLDDTAPHEVLLVLDAGTGQNAISQAKQFNQTVNLTGLALTKLDGTAKGGVIFALAKQFALPIRYIGVGEGIDDLRTFEAEAFVQALFAEK
- a CDS encoding hydrolase, whose protein sequence is MRTPFKPAWWLPGPHLQTLWNPMCRRPAKLERTRERLWLDDGDFLDLDWHGPHEAEAPLVLVLHGLTGSSDSLYVLGLQQQLATQGWASVALNWRGCSGEPNLLARGYHSGASEDLAETVRHLRAQRPMAPLYGVGYSLGGNVLLKYLGETAADSQLQGAVAVSVPFRLDQCADRIGMGFSRVYQSHFMREMVAYVKDKQRLFAHQGMADRLSTLEKLGPLDNMRTFWDFDGRITAPLHGYADAEDYYRRASSRYFLGQIETPTLIIQAADDPFVFPHSLPEANELSPSIDFELHAHGGHVGFVEGSLTKPGYYLERRIPQWLAEQDTKPLLGGLAAQNAE
- a CDS encoding TetR/AcrR family transcriptional regulator, producing the protein MSAPLKTRERIIQESLALFNAQGERSVTTNHIAAHLGISPGNLYYHFRNKQAIIAELFALYESQVDTFLRRPEGRALTVQDKTFYLEALLAAMWHYRFLHRDLEHLLDSDPALAERYRLFAQRCLRQAQSIYQGFVEAGILLMDAAQIEALTLNSWIVMTSWVRFLCTTRGNPGDLSQEMLRRGIYQVLALEGGYTAPQSREAVEALYAKLHVPLEQVI
- a CDS encoding M16 family metallopeptidase, which encodes MPMIAQRTAALLLGVLCHPLLALATETQPTHEFSLDNGLKVIVREDHRAPVVVSQLWYKVGSSYETPGQTGLSHALEHMMFKGSRKLGPGEASRILRELGAEENAFTSDDYTAYYQVLARDRLAVALELEADRLASLKLPADEFAKEIEVIKEERRLRTDDKPSSLAYERFKAMAYPASGYHTPTIGWMADLERMTVEELRAWYEAWYAPNNATLVVVGDVSVAEVKILAERYFGAIPKRTVPTAKAPRELAAPGERRITLHLKTQLPSLMMGFNVPGLATAEQPRQVHALRLAAALLDGGYSARLPTRLERGEELVSGASAWYDGFARGDSLFILSATPNVQTGKTLEQVEAGLWRELEDLKNTPPSAEELARVRAQVIAGLVYERDSITSQATAIGQLETVGLSWQLIDQELAELEAVTPADIQSAAKTFFTRDHLSVAHVLPEEKRNE
- the rsmD gene encoding 16S rRNA (guanine(966)-N(2))-methyltransferase RsmD, which encodes MSKRPKPPKAAPVHGGDGQLRIIGGQWRSRQFNFPMAAGLRPTPNRVRETLFNWLAPYVEGAKVLDLFAGSGALFLEALSRGAGSALALDLNPAAIANLRGHLHTLKCDNGQLQQTDALLFLQSPAATPFDLVFLDPPFNQNLLLPACTLLEQNGWLAADAWIYTESENPPSSLGMPGNWRLHREQKAGQVYYALWQRN
- the ftsE gene encoding cell division ATP-binding protein FtsE, coding for MIKFEQVGKRYPNGHVGLHELSFHVRRGEFLFVTGHSGAGKSTLLRLLLAMERPSSGKLLLAGQDLSHITNAQIPFLRRQIGVVFQNHQLLFDRSVFDNVALPLQILGLSKDEIGTRVRTALERVSLADKAEQFPGDLSTGQQQRVGIARAVVHRPALLLADEPTGNLDPRLAAEIMGVFEDINRLGTTVLIASHDLALIARMRHRMLTLQRGRLIGDGEASV
- the rpoH gene encoding RNA polymerase sigma factor RpoH gives rise to the protein MSTSLQPVHALVPGANLEAYVHAVNGIPLLTPEQERELAERLFYKQDLEAARQMVLAHLRFVVHIARSYSGYGLAQADLIQEGNVGLMKAVKRFNPEMGVRLVSFAVHWIRAEIHEFILKNWRIVKVATTKAQRKLFFNLRSQKKRLAWLNNDEVHAVAESLGVEPREVREMESRLTGHDMAFDPAAEADDESAFQSPAHYLEDHRYDPARQLEDSDWSDSSTANLHEALEGLDERSRDILYQRWLAEEKATLHDLAAKYNVSAERIRQLEKNAMNKLKGSIAA
- a CDS encoding M16 family metallopeptidase, producing the protein MSERNGLRYGLLGLALLILLALLALVINRPDNSTEPAAATESTSIESLAALGDQPPSRRDLNIQTWHTAEGAKVLFVEARELPMFDLQLTFAAGSSHDDGVAGLAMLTNAMLNEGVPGKDVGAIAAGFENLGANFGNGAFRDMAIASLRSLSAADKREPALQLFNQVLGQPTFPEDALARIKNQLLAGFEYQKQNPGKLASLALFERLYGTHPYAHPSDGTAESIPALRREQLQAFHAKAYTAHNAIIALVGDLSRSDAEALANQVSAALPKGPALPRIVQPEEPKPGLQHIEFPSNQTHLMIAQLGIDRRDPDYAALYLGNQVFGGGGFGTRLMTEVREKRGLTYGVYSGFSAMQARGPFMINLQTRAELSDGTLQLVKSMLADFINNGPTAEELNNAKRELAGSFPLSTASNAAIVGQLGSMGFYDLPLTYLEDFMRDVEVLTVEQVKAAMAKHLNPEALVIVTAGPSVAQKELPPPTDRPAEQPSGVPEH
- the mtgA gene encoding monofunctional biosynthetic peptidoglycan transglycosylase, whose amino-acid sequence is MFRSLFRRLLTLLLWLMLGSVLLVLLFRWVPPPGSALMVERKIESWLIDQPIDLQRSWRPWSELPDDLKMAVIAGEDQKFAEHWGFDVAAIQAALEHNQQGGSLRGASTLSQQVAKNLFLWSGRSWLRKGMEVWFTGLIELLWPKQRILEVYLNSVEWGDGVFGAEAAARHHFKVGAPYLSRQQSSLLAAVLPNPREWSASRPSAHINRRANWIRQQMRQLGGSHYLNRLRPSRPDWWPSWLP